The genomic region TCATAATGGctgtgtgtgaggccctggagcAGGTGAAGCATACTCTCCTGCTATTCTATCTGTGGGTGTTTTTGTTCCTGTCTACATGGACCCAAATTGGACATGCTCAATTTCGTAACCCTCCAGAAGTGGTGATCCCTTTAAGGGTCACTCTCGTGAGTGGAGGCCCACCGGCTCCAGGATGGATCACTTATGAAATGTACTTTGCAGGCAAGAAAAACACTGTgtacataaagaaaaagaagttcttTGTGTCCAGAGACCTCTCTGTGTTCACCTACAGTGACAACGGTGAACTGCTTCAGGATCATCCATTCATCCAGAATGACTGCTACTACCGAGGTTATGTAGATCAAGACCCAGAATCCCTGGTAACTCTGAGCACTTGTTTGGGAGGCTTTCGTGGAATGCTGAACATCAATGGAATTGCTTATGAAATCAAGCCCAAAAAGCTTTCTACCACATTTGAACATCTGGTATATACAATGTATACCAAGGAGCCACATTTCCAAGCCACAAGATGTAGATTATCAGAAGAACAAGCAGCAAAACACAGGAAGCTTCAAGAGAACAAGAATACCACTTCAATGCAAAGTTCTTACTTGGGATGGTGGATCCACAAGTGGTTGGTGGAACTGGCAATGGTGGTAGATAATGGACGGTTTGTTCTTCGTGGAAGTAACATCTcgatagtggagatggaggtaATCATGGGTGTCAGTATAGTAAATGATCTTTTTAACCCCTTGGAGGTTGACGTAATTCTCGTTGGACTTGAGATCTGGAATACCGAAAACCCCATTTTTCATGATACCCCATTTGGAATGATGATGGAATTTTGTATGTGGAAAGAATATAGTTTCAACACTCGTATACCTCACGATGCTGCACATATCATTGTAAATCAAAAGTTTTGTTTGAGGCATCCTACCTATTCCTATTTGTTTGGAGTGTGCAGTTATGAGGATAGCTGTGGATTAGAATGTGTAACGGATGATGGAATAGTATGGTTGAGCACACGCTTGACACATGAACTGGCTCATACTTTAGGGATCGAGGATGATGAGGATCCAACATGTACATGTGGGAGAGAATTATGCATAATGAATATAGATATCCTGCCCGCAGAGACTTTCAGCAACTGCAGTTACAACACATTTTTTGAAGCCATAGCTGTAAGTAAATGTTTGTACAATCCACCAAGCCCAGAGCGCATCATCACAAAAAGACAGTGTGGAAATGGTGTGGTTGAAGGTGACGAAGAATGTGATTGTGGCTCTGTAAAAGAATGTGTAACCGATCCATGTTGTTTCGAGAACTGCACTCTGAAAGCAGGTGCTATGTGTGCTTCTGGACTTTGTTGTAGAGACTGCCAGTTTCTGCCAATAGGCAGTCTATGCAGAGCACAGAATGGTGTGTGTGACCTGCCGGAATGGTGCAATGGATCTTCGAATATGTGTCCAGAAGATGTATATGTGGAAGATGGAGTCCCATGCCTGGCAAAAGGAATCTGCTATAAGAAATTGTGTAATGACCGTGAGGAACACTGTAAGAAAATTTTCGGTGAGGGGGCCAAAAGTGCAGATCACAGTTGCTACTTGTCAATAAACACTCTAGGAAACCGTTTTGGTCACTGTGGTTTGGAGGACAGTAAATATAAAAGCTGTCCACCTGAAGATGTCGTGTGTGGTAGAATCCAGTGTGAAAGTGTAACAGAAATTCCTCTTTTGGGAGACCATAATACTGCGTTTTCATTTCCTGTCGGTAATCTCACTTGCTGGGGTATTGACTACCATTATGGAATGGCCATCCCTGATATTGGTGAAATAAAAGACGGCACAGACTGTGGTTTGGGACTTATATGCttgaacaagaaatgtgtccCTTTCCCAGTGTGGGAAGAAGCTTGCATGGAAAATGCTTGCAATAAAGGAGGGATCTGTAATAATAAACATCACTGCCATTGCAATCCTGGGTTGGCCCCCCCTGACTGCTTGAAACACGGCGATGGAGGCAGCATTGATAGTGGCCCAGCACCAAGAAGATGGTTCTGGTATGTTTTCCAGGTTTTACTGATCTGGATTACTGTTTTAATTTTGTGTACCACTCTGACAATTTGCCTTTTGGCCCTACTAcatagaagaaaagaggaagaacctGAAGCATTATCTGAGGCAACCTCAGCACCACCATCAGCACCACCATCAGCACCACCATCAGTACCACCATCAGCACCATCATCAGTAGTGTCATTAGAGCAACCTGGTGGGACTACCCCGAACCCCAGTGTTAAATCCTCACCCCGGAAGGAgcaagaaaaaggtggaagtttgTCTAGGAGTCAGAGCACAACGTCAAGAATGTCAGTCaaacaaaaatgaagaggaaaaaaaaaaagaacaaaacattccGATCTCACTAAGAAACAATAGCAATAACTTTGTTTCAGGCCAATAAATTCAAAGAAATTTCCCATGTATTCATTTCTGGTGTTATAGAAGTAGCAAAATTATGGTACAGGCCAGGTGAGCAAGGATGGAAAAATCTCAGAGAGTGGTTCCATTTAGGAATTGAACTGCTCAGGTATTTATTGGATTTTGTACCTTACATTGTACTTGGTAAATCCTGTaggatttacttatttatatacaATATAAGGTTACAGTTTTACCATGGTGGATAAAGTGTATTTTGTAATACACTATAGTAATGCCAGATTAGCTTTCAAGAGCATTACATTTTGTGTGTTGATTCTGTAGCTTAGAATggtttttgtttcatatttttctctcttttaatagtctaattattttattataagctATTCTACCATCACCCAAATATGCACTCATCATTGTTTTAAACAAAGATCTGAAAAGCACATATAAACAAATACCATAAAATTGATACATTCATTTACTTCCAATTATTTTTCCTTGCCTCTATAAATGTGGTTTTTCTCACAACAGTTATAAAAACAACCTGGACTGctttcttgtttgtcttttcataTATTGGCTGTAATTCTCATACTCCCTTTTCTTTTAGTTTGATGTACATCAGATACCAATTTTCTggattttgtcttatttttccatttaaaaataatgtttttatattttatgtgtgtaCTTGATCACCACTGTTCTTTGTTATCTGAATTACAGCACTCCTGTATATTAATTTGTCAATTCATTaccttatttaattattttctggttcttttgttcctagtttttaaatgttcttttataTTTAGCACTTTGGAGACTGGATACAAATTGGACACATACATTTATTGACAGACTAAAATTATGACTAAGAGAACTGTGTAAATGAGCAAAATTtactaatcaaaaataaataaaatgtagaccTAAGAAAGTTAAGTCTAAGAAACCAGGCCTTTCAAGTTAAGGTATGTGTGAATGAGCAAGATACTAATCAAAATGTATTCATTGTGATAATAAAACATTTACGTATAGGAATCAATATGCTTGGGAAGGATGTTCCTTATAAATAGCtagattcttattttttaaattgctctCAATTTCTAACCATTTTATCCATATCACTAGAATCtatatattttcctattttactATCTTATTAGAGCGTTCTATGATAAACTACTATACACTGACATCAACTAGCttccaaaattaaaaatgagataCAATTTACAAAATGAAGTATGTAAAAGGATGATAACTTCACAAACTATGAAGAGCCCATTGAAGAAACAAGATCATTAGAGAGAAGCAATCAAGACAGCACCTGAAATTTGTGAGTAAAATTCTCAAATGTTGACTCGCTGGCCTTGTGTCTGTTAATATAATTCAAAATACCACAGTGTATAAAGTGTGGTTGTGATGGAAAATGTATTAAATGTAATATGTCCAGGAATAAACAGTAAATTTGGCAGAGCATGTAATAGGAAAGCTATAGGAtgaacagaaaacaagaaatatctTTACCCAGATTAACTTATGCTTTCACAATCGATGGTATAGTGTCATTACATGGTGCTTTGATtgttttgttaaaaaacaaagcaagaaatcGCATATGCCAGTAACTATTTTCATTTCAACATTTGTATTattgaagtttttaaaaaatgtctgtaCTTAAATATAGTACCCATGTGTGTACTTGCATGTTTAACTATtttcagaaatgagaaaatgtcTTTCAATGTAATGTTCAGAAAGTAACGTAACATTATACAATTATTGTGATATGAATACCTTTGCCTCAGAACAACAATTTTAGTTTTGCAAAACATTCTATGATACTCCTTGGGTTCATTGACTCCTTTTGCCTTTCTGAAGACACTTTGTATATTTTCCCTGTGATATTTTCCAATTGCTAGTTATTTCTTTCCAAGTTTGATATCCTTTCCATTAAATCTATTCCGACGTTCTGAAACAGTTATTTTCCTATAGATTCAAATTGGAAATAGCACTTTGAATACCATATATCAGAACAAAATAACCCCAATGATAATtccaattattgttttttagtttaaCTGACATAGTACATCCAATTCAATATGTAcaaatatttttgattttttttacttttgaactATTACTTTTATTAGAGTAAAAGTAGCGATTTGTATATGGGATGAAATATTAAGgctcataagaaaaaataaatgagtaggtttgcttatatttttgtaaataatgtGACTAAGAAACTTCTATTTGTAATAGAAAGAAagacttatttttactttaacaAGACAACATGTATAAATCAGGTTTCCCTTCAAAGCATTACTATCTTCCGAGTGcccgtggttcacacctgtaatcctagctactcaggaggctgagatctgaggatcatggttcgaagccatgagacccttatctccagttaatcaccagaaaaccagaagtggtactgtggctcaagtcttagaacactagccttgagctgaagagctcaggaacagcacccaggtccagagttccagttccatgactaacaaaaacaaattatcttctttcttttacattaaggcacttcctttattttaaatattttatgtggaaatgttagtatatatacatatatttagaaGAGTTTATGATATGCCCTTAATTTATGTCCACTGATTATCAACCTAGAATGAACAGACATAGTTTTGCATAAAAAAGTTGTCTGTCTCTGACTAAACAAAAGTGCAAACTCAGATCACTATATTGAATGAATCCCTGAGCAAACTCTAATCTATTTTAACTCATACTCTGTTCTTTTACTTCAACCCTGGTCTTCTCTTACCAGAAGCCCTATCTTGtcaattctttttgttctttcttttaagcTCTACTATTATGAAATGAATCAACCTGAAGACAGCCTACCAAATATCAGGGCTTCCTATAATCAGTTCAAGGAGAGGACATAGACTAGCAGTGACTTCTAGTCCTTcccctcctttgctctcactcTTTGCTTTCTAATAGCTATAGTCCAGACTGTAGAGTATTTAAGAGAATTACTGTGCTGTACCTGTAATGGGAATGCCTGTTAATTTTCTGGATGGACCCAAATTGGGTACACAGAATTACAAATCTCCAAGAAATTGTAATATATTTGAGCACCACTGGTATGAACAGGAGAATGAAGGACTCCAAGCTGGATCTCTCATAAAATATACTTTGGGAGTATGAAGGCCAAGAAGAGTATGGTTTCTAAAGATCTATGTTTACTCACACTGATCAGGATGATGATCTGTGAAAACTCCTCCTTTGTCCAGAGTGACTGTGCCCAGTAGGAGATCGGAAAGAGGGAAACCCAAGTCCCAAGTAATTTTTACCAACTGTCTAGGAGACTTTATGGAATGATGCATATGAGTGACATTGCTCATGGAATCAATCCTGAAAGGCTTTATTTACTGAATAACAAGGAGACATGATTGCCACCCATGAACTAACAGAAGAAATAGCAATG from Perognathus longimembris pacificus isolate PPM17 chromosome 21, ASM2315922v1, whole genome shotgun sequence harbors:
- the LOC125339366 gene encoding disintegrin and metalloproteinase domain-containing protein 21-like, which translates into the protein MAVCEALEQVKHTLLLFYLWVFLFLSTWTQIGHAQFRNPPEVVIPLRVTLVSGGPPAPGWITYEMYFAGKKNTVYIKKKKFFVSRDLSVFTYSDNGELLQDHPFIQNDCYYRGYVDQDPESLVTLSTCLGGFRGMLNINGIAYEIKPKKLSTTFEHLVYTMYTKEPHFQATRCRLSEEQAAKHRKLQENKNTTSMQSSYLGWWIHKWLVELAMVVDNGRFVLRGSNISIVEMEVIMGVSIVNDLFNPLEVDVILVGLEIWNTENPIFHDTPFGMMMEFCMWKEYSFNTRIPHDAAHIIVNQKFCLRHPTYSYLFGVCSYEDSCGLECVTDDGIVWLSTRLTHELAHTLGIEDDEDPTCTCGRELCIMNIDILPAETFSNCSYNTFFEAIAVSKCLYNPPSPERIITKRQCGNGVVEGDEECDCGSVKECVTDPCCFENCTLKAGAMCASGLCCRDCQFLPIGSLCRAQNGVCDLPEWCNGSSNMCPEDVYVEDGVPCLAKGICYKKLCNDREEHCKKIFGEGAKSADHSCYLSINTLGNRFGHCGLEDSKYKSCPPEDVVCGRIQCESVTEIPLLGDHNTAFSFPVGNLTCWGIDYHYGMAIPDIGEIKDGTDCGLGLICLNKKCVPFPVWEEACMENACNKGGICNNKHHCHCNPGLAPPDCLKHGDGGSIDSGPAPRRWFWYVFQVLLIWITVLILCTTLTICLLALLHRRKEEEPEALSEATSAPPSAPPSAPPSVPPSAPSSVVSLEQPGGTTPNPSVKSSPRKEQEKGGSLSRSQSTTSRMSVKQK